The nucleotide window TCGATGCCGAGGGCCGGACCCATTACGGCGGCCAGCCCCCGGCCAGCCTGCAGGACGCCGAGCCGATGAAGCTGCACGGCGGCGGCGCGCCCGGCCGCGCGGGGGGCCCGCGCTACAACGCCGACGGCACGAAGAAGATCCCGAAGGAAGTGCAGGAGTTCGGCGAGGGCCTGCAGAAGTCGCTGGGCACGGTGGACTCCCAGGCCGTGCCGCTGAACTGCGCGGGCGCCGTCGCCAACATCCACGGCCAGGCCGACACGATGCTGGAGGTGGGCCAGAAGAACGTGAGCGACGGCTACATGGCGCAGGCCGACTTCGACAAGGCGGCGCCCA belongs to Acidovorax sp. YS12 and includes:
- a CDS encoding DUF4124 domain-containing protein, translated to MHLRDWKTVAAAALLAWAGAQAQPVYKWVDAEGRTHYGGQPPASLQDAEPMKLHGGGAPGRAGGPRYNADGTKKIPKEVQEFGEGLQKSLGTVDSQAVPLNCAGAVANIHGQADTMLEVGQKNVSDGYMAQADFDKAAPRIREAKGRYSVADCQSASGGKRAFYQCMSSSRNHVTGCDKQFKH